A window of the Oryza brachyantha chromosome 5, ObraRS2, whole genome shotgun sequence genome harbors these coding sequences:
- the LOC102713628 gene encoding protein DEHYDRATION-INDUCED 19 homolog 6-like: MEVEAHHGFLPAAGRQHLYGHPHYQLSGDDEWWEFIPCPFCYIEVEVPFLCDHLQEEHCFDMKNAVCPICADNLDKDTDEHFRVQHSHLLKRRKSSCKPSSAAAADKGSYEEDSYFEAPSSHCIGRPVPDSSPDPLLSQFICCSIAPPIDSLRRSEAEVEGHCSSYSDDQRKEQGAMDDASKQELEERLQRIEFVKQMLMTTIAL, encoded by the exons ATGGAAGTGGAGGCTCACCATGGCTTCCTACCGGCAGCAGGGAGGCAGCACCTTTATGGCCACCCTCACTATCAACTTTCAG GAGATGATGAGTGGTGGGAGTTCATCCCTTGCCCCTTCTGCTACATCGAGGTGGAGGTTCCCTTCCTCTGTGACCATCTCCAGGAGGAGCATTGCTTTGACATGAAAAATGCC GTTTGTCCAATCTGCGCAGACAATCTTGACAAGGACACTGATGAACATTTCAGGGTTCAGCACTCACATCTACTGAAG AGGAGGAAGTCTTCTTGCAAGCCAagttcagcagcagcagctgacaAGGGATCATATGAAGAGGACTCCTACTTCGAAGCACCCTCCTCACACTGCATCGGCAGGCCGGTTCCTGATTCTTCTCCTGATCCTCTGCTCTCCCAGTTCATCTGCTGTAGCATTGCTCCTCCGATCGATTCGCTGCGGCGAAGTGAAGCTGAGGTGGAGGGCCATTGCTCATCTTATTCAGATGATCAAAG GAAAGAGCAGGGGGCGATGGATGATGCATCAAAGCAGGAGCTTGAGGAGAGGTTGCAGAGAATCGAGTTCGTGAAGCAGATGCTGATGACAACAATTGCTTTGTAG